A DNA window from Anastrepha ludens isolate Willacy chromosome 6, idAnaLude1.1, whole genome shotgun sequence contains the following coding sequences:
- the LOC128868763 gene encoding activity-regulated cytoskeleton associated protein 1-like gives MAQNVVQMTTEQLQALIESVRLAAVAGASSAAPATIKTKGNFTNCSSRFGGQRDHEAVEEFITSIATYKEIESISDEDALKGLSLLFYGLASTWWQGVRKEAKTWGDAIALIRDHFSPTKPAYQIYLEIFENKQDDRAAIDTFICQKRALLAQLPEGRHDEETELDLVYGLLNIKYRKNILRQDIKTFRELLEKGRIIEHNDLESEEVQTGPMRGSKRTKRCTHCNFRGHTFEECRKRKTATDQ, from the coding sequence atggcACAAAACGTCGTACAAATGACCACCGAACAACTTCAGGCACTAATAGAGTCGGTACGTTTGGCCGCCGTGGCAGGCGCCAGTAGTGCCGCTCCGGCTACCATAAAAACCAAGGGCAACTTCACCAACTGTAGCAGCCGGTTTGGAGGTCAGCGTGACCATGAGGCTGTCGAGGAGTTCATCACCTCCATTGCTACCTACAAAGAAATCGAGTCGATCAGCGATGAAGATGCGCTTAAGGGGCTATCTTTACTGTTCTATGGTCTAGCGTCCACTTGGTGGCAAGGCGTGCGCAAAGAAGCGAAAACCTGGGGAGATGCCATTGCATTGATTCGCGATCACTTCTCGCCCACCAAACCCGCCTACCAGATTTACTTGGAgatatttgaaaacaaacaagACGACCGCGCTGCTATTGATACGTTCATCTGTCAGAAGCGCGCTTTACTTGCACAACTACCAGAGGGACGTCACGACGAGGAAACCGAGTTGGATTTGGTCTATGGTCTGCTGAACATCAAGTATCGTAAGAATATTCTACGCCAAGACATTAAGACGTTCCGCGAATTACTTGAGAAGGGCCGTATTATCGAACACAATGACTTGGAATCAGAGGAAGTTCAAACTGGTCCAATGCGTGGTTCCAAACGTACCAAACGCTGTACACATTGTAACTTCCGAGGTCACACATTCGAAGAGTGTCGAAAGCGCAAAACTGCGACTGATCAATAA
- the LOC128868762 gene encoding general transcription factor IIH subunit 1, whose translation MTTSSEDVLLQMGEVRYKKGDGTLYVMNERLAWMAENRDTVAVSHRFADIKMQKISPEGKPKVQLQVVLHDGNSSTFHFVNRNGQQAMLADRDKVKELLQQLLPNFKRKVDKELEEKNRILSENPNLLQLYKDLVITQVLTSEEFWATHAKEHAMKKINKKQDIGVSGAFLADIKPQTDGCNGLKYNLTPDIILCIFKTYPAVKRKHQENVPAKLTESEFWTKFFQSHYFHRDRITAGSKDIFTECGKIDDQTLKAAVQQGAGDPLLDLKQFEDVPLEEGFCSVAGDRNVSNSGNIVHQNMIKRFNQHSIMVLKTCADVAGSSTSTANGPAKMKDPKANEHSAVNGGAEKSKHAKDGKSNSGDANSTNNATLNGIAASPDRPAKRQRIMEKIHYEDLGDPLIEAAYEADASKKFKKPQQLSLAKEERYLHGPLPITGYDMHEDPRRMEEVQYHLMRATETWTQRTPHKVLVSPTAAVNALGELSPGGALMRGFHEQSVGQLVPKDFEKDLRNLYLSLSELLKHFWNCFPPTTAEAEEKAVRMHEAVQRFKMAKLVPFESRALHELSPLGASLTQHLNRLLQSANTKFATWQERKMRQHR comes from the exons ATGACGACCAGCAGTGAGGATGTGTTGCTGCAAATGGGTGAGGTGCGTTACAAAAAGGGCGACGGCACTCTATACGTAATGAATGAGCGCCTTGCATGGATGGCGGAAAATCGCGATACTGTTGCAGTATCGCATCGCTTTGCCGACATTAAAA tgcAAAAAATATCGCCTGAGGGCAAGCCGAAGGTGCAGCTTCAAGTTGTGCTGCATGACGGTAATAGTTCCACATTCCATTTTGTCAATCGTAATGGACAGCAAGCGATGCTGGCCGACCGTGATAAGGTGAAGGAGTTATTGCAGCAACTATTGCCGAATTTTAAGCGTAAAGTCGATAAAGAGTTGGAGGAAAAAAATCGTATACTTTCCGAAAATCCTAATCTCTTGCAGCTGTATAAGGATTTGGTTATAACGCAAGTGCTCACCAGTGAAGAGTTCTGGGCTACACACGCCAAAGAGCATGCCAtgaagaaaattaacaaaaaacaagataTTG GTGTATCTGGCGCCTTTCTTGCTGATATAAAACCACAAACCGATGGTTGTAATGGGTTGAAGTACAATTTAACCCCCGACATAATTCtgtgtatttttaaaacttatccCGCCGTAAAACGAAAGCATCAAGAAAATGTGCCTGCCAAGTTGACAGAGTCGGAATTCTGGACAAAGTTTTTTCAGTCGCACTACTTTCATCGCGATCGCATAACAGCTGGCTCTAAAGATATATTTACAGAATGTGGCAAAATTGACGATCAAACGTTGAAAGCTGCTGTTCAGCAAGGCGCAGGCGATCCTTTACTCGATCTGAAGCAGTTTGAGGACGTGCCACTGGAGGAGGGTTTCTGTAGTGTTGCTGGGGACCGCAATGTCTCAAATAGTGGGAACATAGTGCATCAGAATATGATCAAGCGTTTCAATCAGCACTCGATAATGGTGCTTAAGACTTGCGCCGATGTCGCTGGCAGCTCTACTTCAACTGCCAATGGACCGGCTAAAATGAAAGACCCGAAAGCCAATGAACACTCGGCCGTAAATGGCGGTGCTGAAAAATCAAAACATGCAAAAGACGGCAAATCGAATAGTGGCGATGCAAATTCAACGAATAATGCCACGCTCAACGGAATTGCTGCTAGTCCCGATCGGCCGGCCAAACGCCAACGGATCATGGAAAAAATACACTACGAAGATCTTGGTGATCCCTTAATAGAAGCAGCCTACGAGGCTGATGctagcaaaaaatttaagaagccACAACAATTATCACTAGCCAAAGAGGAACGCTATTTACACGGCCCTTTGCCAATCACTGGCTACGACATGCATGAAGACCCACGACGCATGGAAGAAGTTCAATACCATCTAATGCGTGCTACGGAAACTTGGACGCAGCGCACACCGCACAAAGTTTTGGTCAGCCCAACGGCAGCGGTCAATGCGCTCGGCGAATTGAGTCCGGGTGGCGCGCTTATGCGTGGCTTCCATGAGCAATCGGTCGGCC AGCTGGTGCCGAAAGACTTTGAAAAGGATTTGCGTAATTTATATTTGTCATTGTCAGAATTgctgaaacatttctggaattgTTTCCCACCAACCACCGCCGAAGCCGAAGAAAAGGCTGTGCGCATGCACGAGGCAGTGCAACGCTTCAAAATGGCTAAACTTGTGCCGTTCGAG agtCGCGCCTTGCATGAATTGTCGCCACTGGGCGCTTCTCTAACGCAGCATTTGAATCGTTTGTTGCAGTCggcaaacacaaaattcgccacTTGGCAAGAGCGCAAAATGCGCCAGCATAGGTAG
- the LOC128867008 gene encoding uncharacterized protein LOC128867008, with product MASKQMFGFRAGLCCLLWCRNLCGATLFFPDNTVLGMIFAIAVPIELPHRDVFLSYNFEANYNLPDTWGIPPIATGIEYDDIFNQLEAARELCDDCTNTTTTTTIKPTTKIAGNATSDGKEEPHRRQLRSKLDSLLTRTHFYHLLRDKFERIGYSGEPCLLRLICETNSSALGEVNGILGTLLHIIFSPTTSASENLPLSYYQAEVDGAHGMCEHYATACEENPLDLITAPLGDIIDDLMRV from the exons ATGGCTTCAAAACAAATGTTCGGCTTTCGCGCAGGACTCTGTTGCTTACTGTGGTGTCGCAACTTGTGCGGTGCTACTCTATTTTTTCCAGATAATACTGTTTTGGGT ATGATTTTCGCCATTGCAGTGCCAATCGAGTTGCCGCATCGCGACGTCTTCCTGTCGTACAACTTCGAGGCGAACTATAACTTACCCGATACTTGGGGTATCCCTCCGATTGCG ACAGGAATCGAATACGATGATATCTTCAATCAACTTGAGGCCGCACGCGAACTTTGTGACGACTGCACGAATACAACTACAACCACTACAATAAAGCCAACAACAAAGATCGCTGGGAATGCAACGAGTGATGGCAAAGAGGAGCCACACCGACGCCAGTTGCGCAGCAAGTTGGATTCTCTGTTGACGCGTACGCACTTCTACCATCTACTCAGGGACAAATTTGAAAG AATCGGCTACAGTGGCGAACCCTGTCTGCTACGTTTGATTTGTGAAACGAACTCCTCTGCTCTCGGTGAGGTGAACGGCATTCTAGGGACATTACTTCATATAATTTTCTC ACCGACCACATCTGCAAGTGAAAATCTTCCCCTTTCTTACTATCAAGCCGAAGTGGACGGCGCTCATGGGATGTGCGAACACTACGCGACCGCCTGCGAGGAGAACCCGTTGGACCTGATTACTGCGCCACTGGGTGATATTATCGATGATTTAATGCGCGTTTAA